In a single window of the uncultured Fretibacterium sp. genome:
- a CDS encoding TIGR02757 family protein, with product MYDNPSFSGNAAHPQNTAHPRDAAHPGLVRLKPFLDGLYFVYNRRELIHPDPLLFLYRYDDPLDREIAGLVASSLAYGRVAQILGSVSRVLEPMGPRPYHFLSAHPGALSRILKGFKHRFTTAGEMEELLVNAARAQREHGSLEGLLRHCLEKSHDLLSALDGFSDALSPERRGFPLLAAPRDGSACKRLFLLLKWMVRRDDVDPGGWRVVAPRNLIMPTDTHIHAIALRLGLTKRKQADLVTALEITERFREVAPDDPTRYDFVLSRFGIRSGLHADALSDLLGP from the coding sequence ATGTACGATAATCCGTCCTTCTCCGGCAATGCCGCCCATCCCCAAAATACCGCTCATCCAAGAGACGCCGCCCATCCGGGGCTCGTCCGCCTGAAGCCGTTTCTGGATGGGCTTTACTTCGTCTATAACCGCAGGGAGCTGATCCATCCCGATCCGCTCCTGTTTCTCTACCGTTACGACGACCCGCTCGACCGCGAAATAGCGGGGCTCGTCGCCTCATCGCTGGCCTATGGCCGCGTCGCCCAAATTCTGGGGAGCGTCTCACGGGTCCTGGAACCCATGGGCCCGAGACCATACCATTTTCTGTCCGCCCATCCGGGGGCACTATCCCGAATCCTCAAGGGCTTCAAACACCGTTTCACCACGGCCGGGGAGATGGAGGAACTCCTGGTCAACGCCGCGCGGGCCCAGAGGGAACACGGGAGCCTGGAGGGACTTCTGCGCCATTGTCTTGAGAAAAGCCACGATCTGCTGAGTGCCCTGGACGGATTCTCCGACGCGCTCTCGCCGGAGCGGCGGGGGTTTCCGCTCCTGGCGGCGCCGCGGGACGGCAGCGCCTGCAAACGACTCTTCCTCCTCCTGAAGTGGATGGTGCGGAGGGACGACGTCGACCCCGGAGGGTGGAGGGTCGTCGCCCCGCGCAACCTCATCATGCCGACGGACACGCACATCCACGCCATCGCGCTGAGGCTGGGGCTGACGAAGAGAAAACAGGCGGACCTCGTTACGGCGCTCGAGATCACGGAGAGGTTCCGTGAGGTTGCGCCGGACGACCCCACGCGGTACGACTTCGTCCTGAGCCGTTTCGGGATCCGAAGCGGCCTGCACGCCGACGCCCTTTCGGACCTCCTTGGCCCATGA